In Elusimicrobiota bacterium, a genomic segment contains:
- a CDS encoding tyrosine-type recombinase/integrase: MARIYQRKGIKGSNWYLDYSLGGRRLRKRLGKSKKLAELAKADLEVKLERNELGFASKDIGLKEFIQEYLKYSKANKSPHSYDRDMGTLKLFYEFIQVDRLSAVTVAKVEAYKTFRQNAGMKPSSVNRELVTIKALCSKAVAWGYLAKSPGQTVKKFKEPKRQVRYFTKEEIQKFVAAAPRRLAAIVQTLAYTGLRRDELIHLTWDDVDLKKKLLAVQAKDGWQPKDYEVRHIPLNETLIKVIQALPKNASPYLFPNEKGESLIGNNLSRDFRRLARSVGAKHSSVHTLRHTFASHLVMQGVDLYTVQKLLGHSSIKTTEIYAHLAPDYLRSALTKLNFS, encoded by the coding sequence ATGGCACGAATTTACCAGCGCAAGGGCATCAAGGGTTCCAACTGGTACCTCGATTATTCCCTGGGCGGCCGCCGATTGCGCAAAAGACTCGGCAAGTCTAAAAAACTGGCGGAATTAGCCAAAGCCGATCTCGAAGTTAAACTGGAGCGCAACGAGTTGGGCTTTGCGAGCAAAGACATCGGCCTTAAAGAGTTTATCCAGGAGTACCTCAAATACTCAAAGGCCAATAAATCGCCGCACTCTTATGACCGGGATATGGGCACCCTAAAATTGTTTTACGAGTTCATCCAAGTGGACCGCTTAAGCGCCGTGACAGTCGCCAAGGTGGAGGCATACAAAACCTTCCGCCAAAACGCTGGAATGAAGCCCTCCTCGGTCAACAGGGAACTGGTAACGATCAAAGCCCTTTGCAGCAAAGCGGTCGCCTGGGGTTACCTTGCCAAAAGCCCCGGCCAGACGGTCAAAAAATTCAAGGAGCCCAAACGCCAAGTTCGTTATTTCACCAAGGAGGAAATCCAAAAGTTTGTCGCCGCCGCCCCCCGCCGCTTAGCCGCCATTGTCCAAACATTGGCCTATACCGGCCTACGCCGCGATGAGCTAATTCATTTAACCTGGGATGACGTAGACCTAAAAAAGAAACTCTTAGCTGTCCAAGCCAAAGACGGCTGGCAACCAAAAGATTACGAGGTCCGCCACATTCCCCTAAATGAAACGCTAATTAAGGTGATTCAGGCTTTGCCAAAAAACGCCAGCCCCTACCTCTTCCCCAATGAAAAGGGGGAATCCTTAATCGGTAACAACCTATCCCGCGATTTCCGCCGCCTAGCCAGAAGCGTAGGCGCAAAACACAGCTCCGTCCACACCTTGCGCCACACCTTCGCCAGCCACCTCGTCATGCAAGGCGTAGACCTCTACACCGTCCAAAAGCTCCTGGGCCACTCCAGCATCAAAACCACCGAAATCTACGCCCACCTAGCCCCGGACTATCTGCGCTCCGCGCTAACCAAGCTAAATTTTTCCTAA
- a CDS encoding YceI family protein, with product MNQTGRKAGYLLGTLALGFLLARPAGAAPAKGKKTGAAGQTVKLDLSSSVIRWTGRKVTGEHNGTIRLKSGKATLAKGALAGGQFEIDMMSIANEDIQNPSSNAKLVNHLKSSDFFDVENHPTASFKIKKVTALPSARPDGSTHEISGDLSIKGIAHPIAFPAAVEIAKGKVRASGSVSIDRTKWDVRYGSGKFFDNLGDKAIDDRVEIEINLAGTVQGK from the coding sequence ATGAATCAAACAGGAAGGAAAGCGGGGTATTTATTGGGAACGTTGGCCCTGGGTTTTTTGCTTGCGAGGCCCGCAGGGGCGGCTCCGGCTAAAGGCAAGAAAACGGGCGCCGCAGGGCAGACCGTCAAGTTGGATTTGTCCTCGAGCGTGATTCGCTGGACCGGGCGCAAAGTGACCGGCGAGCATAACGGAACTATCCGGCTTAAAAGCGGCAAGGCGACGCTTGCCAAGGGCGCATTAGCCGGCGGGCAATTTGAGATCGATATGATGTCCATCGCAAACGAGGATATTCAAAATCCCTCTTCCAATGCCAAGCTCGTCAATCATTTGAAATCGTCGGACTTTTTCGACGTGGAAAATCACCCAACGGCGAGCTTTAAAATCAAAAAAGTCACGGCTCTGCCGTCGGCGCGCCCGGATGGATCGACCCACGAAATTTCGGGGGATCTTTCCATCAAGGGAATTGCCCATCCCATCGCTTTCCCCGCCGCCGTTGAAATCGCCAAGGGCAAGGTCCGGGCTTCGGGTTCGGTTTCCATCGATCGGACCAAGTGGGACGTGCGCTACGGGTCGGGCAAGTTTTTCGACAACCTGGGCGATAAGGCGATCGATGATCGCGTCGAAATCGAGATCAATTTAGCCGGCACGGTCCAGGGAAAATGA
- a CDS encoding STAS-like domain-containing protein: MRRIDIYAHAGAFAENKDVARDLRLNEILPALEKKEDVVLNFEKVDAVTQSFIHALISDLLRKRGSDVLDHVEFKSCNDTVRKIITIVVDYMQESAG; encoded by the coding sequence ATGAGGCGAATCGATATTTACGCCCATGCCGGGGCCTTCGCTGAAAACAAGGACGTCGCCAGAGACCTCCGTCTCAACGAAATCCTTCCAGCCCTGGAAAAAAAAGAGGATGTCGTTTTGAATTTCGAGAAGGTGGACGCGGTCACTCAGTCTTTCATTCATGCCCTGATCAGCGACTTGCTGAGAAAACGCGGAAGCGATGTCCTGGACCACGTTGAATTCAAGTCCTGCAACGACACCGTGAGAAAAATCATAACCATCGTGGTTGATTATATGCAGGAGAGCGCCGGCTGA
- a CDS encoding DUF262 domain-containing protein, which yields MYSRIATKIDAEDKTLKDILHEQKYSIDFFQREYRWQRGHIEQLINDLEGAFSANYQEGHERAEIENYNSYYLGPIVLCSKGDSQSIIDGQQRLTSLTLLLIYLNNLQNGNSVRNLVEPLIRSEKFGQRSYNLKIDERTECLDALFERGNYSINGSGDESVQNLVERYNDIEEVFPPDLKDESVLPFFIDWLKEKVVFVKITAYSDENAYTIFETMNDRGLNLTPTEMLKGYLISSAPGSVKVNLNHLWKSNMDQLHKLGKQEDLEFFRAWLRGRYANTIRPGKKGAANEDFEKIGTSFHSWVKDNTSLIGLNKANDFADFIQSKLTFYTGIYCGVWTQAESKKQQGLEHVFYASFHGIASSLSYPLMLAAINESDDPPTINVKLNLSARFIETFAVLKSANMRTLAQSSIRYTIYSLVKDVRGKNPKEMASIYKQRLRDLDVNLSGVETLILHQQNKRFIRFLLARIADYIEEEAGIPGKFEDYMNDEISKPYQVEHIWEDIYERFKNQFDQRDEFNGFRNKIGGLLLLPEGTNQSFRAEPFDRKLPHYLKENLLAKSLHQKCYERNPNFVAFIKRTQMPFKAYELFNKDQLEERTSLYHQICKRIWSLDGFDFISNQARNSNANIGK from the coding sequence ATGTATTCAAGAATAGCCACGAAAATAGACGCTGAAGACAAGACGTTAAAGGATATCCTCCACGAACAAAAATATTCCATCGATTTCTTCCAAAGGGAATACCGCTGGCAACGCGGGCATATTGAGCAATTAATCAATGATCTTGAGGGCGCATTCTCCGCCAATTATCAGGAGGGTCATGAACGCGCAGAAATCGAAAACTATAACTCATATTATCTTGGACCAATTGTTTTGTGTAGTAAAGGCGATTCGCAATCCATTATTGATGGGCAACAGAGATTAACATCGCTTACCCTCCTCCTGATTTATCTCAACAACCTTCAAAATGGGAACTCTGTTCGCAACCTGGTCGAGCCATTAATACGGTCTGAAAAATTCGGACAACGTTCTTACAATCTCAAGATTGATGAACGTACGGAGTGTTTAGATGCCCTTTTTGAAAGGGGAAACTACAGCATCAATGGCTCGGGAGACGAAAGCGTCCAAAATCTGGTCGAACGCTACAATGACATAGAAGAAGTATTCCCGCCTGATCTAAAGGATGAATCCGTTTTGCCTTTTTTTATCGACTGGCTTAAGGAGAAAGTCGTTTTTGTCAAGATCACAGCTTATTCGGATGAAAACGCTTACACAATATTTGAGACCATGAATGATCGCGGATTAAACCTTACACCAACGGAAATGTTGAAAGGATATTTAATTTCAAGTGCTCCCGGCTCCGTGAAAGTGAATTTGAATCATCTTTGGAAATCCAACATGGACCAGTTGCACAAACTAGGAAAACAGGAAGATTTAGAATTTTTTCGTGCCTGGTTGAGGGGGCGTTACGCCAATACAATCAGGCCGGGAAAAAAAGGTGCCGCCAACGAAGATTTTGAAAAAATTGGAACCAGTTTTCATTCGTGGGTAAAAGACAACACCTCTCTCATCGGGCTGAACAAAGCTAACGATTTTGCTGATTTTATTCAGTCAAAATTGACTTTCTATACTGGTATTTATTGCGGGGTTTGGACCCAGGCCGAAAGCAAGAAGCAACAAGGTTTGGAACATGTATTCTATGCTTCATTCCATGGCATTGCCTCTTCGTTGTCCTATCCTCTAATGCTCGCCGCAATCAACGAATCAGACGATCCACCAACGATCAACGTTAAACTAAATCTCTCGGCCAGATTTATTGAGACCTTTGCAGTACTTAAATCCGCCAATATGCGAACATTAGCCCAAAGTTCCATTAGATACACTATCTACAGCCTAGTGAAGGATGTCCGGGGCAAAAACCCGAAAGAAATGGCTTCCATTTATAAACAGAGGTTAAGAGACCTGGACGTTAACTTGTCAGGGGTTGAGACCCTTATATTGCATCAACAAAACAAGCGATTTATAAGGTTTCTGCTCGCCCGAATCGCGGATTACATTGAGGAGGAAGCCGGTATTCCCGGTAAATTTGAGGACTATATGAATGATGAAATCAGCAAACCTTATCAGGTGGAGCATATTTGGGAAGATATATATGAACGTTTTAAAAACCAATTCGACCAGAGAGATGAATTTAACGGGTTTAGAAACAAAATCGGTGGGTTATTGTTGCTTCCCGAGGGAACGAATCAATCCTTTCGGGCCGAACCGTTCGATAGAAAGTTACCACACTATTTAAAAGAAAACCTCCTGGCGAAATCGCTTCATCAGAAATGCTACGAAAGGAACCCGAATTTCGTTGCCTTCATTAAAAGAACTCAAATGCCTTTCAAAGCTTATGAATTATTTAATAAGGACCAATTAGAAGAAAGAACTAGCCTTTATCACCAGATTTGTAAACGAATTTGGTCCTTGGACGGATTTGATTTTATATCGAATCAAGCCCGGAATTCGAACGCAAATATTGGGAAATAG
- a CDS encoding TolC family protein codes for MRRRRLLLLWALLGPWGALNARAQGAPAPERPSGASAALTLMECYRLALEQSENLKAQEQRIRQAGRRKRQALGTLLPDLSFNASEFFQDSKSRAGSDATSNLTRRERPEAKVTLRQPLFSGWREFSALSSFKSERERERYLLDRASTLLFLDVGRTFYLILQLEKDEANLSRSADLIRERILELRERERLGKSRRSEILSAQSQLDAIEAQRTIIGADKAEAINLLLFLTGRDSLEIRLSDDLPAVEIVETQDHLVARAQRRSDLEALRQEIEIKRQAVRAARAAYYPSAGLLGNYYTKRVGAQQNIDWDVLLSLELPLYQGGAARARVAETESQLDEARLNYDRRLREIRLEIRAALLRLRASISRAQSLKSAFEKADESYRLQVEEYRRGLVNNLEVLQALNNMQDRKRDYDRELLQTKLDWLQVKTVTEEWPGQTSLMRRGSP; via the coding sequence TTGAGACGCCGCCGTCTTTTGTTGCTTTGGGCGCTGCTTGGCCCGTGGGGGGCATTAAACGCCCGGGCCCAGGGCGCTCCGGCGCCGGAGCGCCCTTCCGGAGCCTCCGCCGCATTGACCTTGATGGAGTGTTACCGCCTGGCCCTGGAGCAAAGCGAAAATCTCAAAGCGCAAGAACAACGAATCAGGCAAGCCGGCCGCCGCAAGCGTCAAGCCTTGGGGACATTGCTGCCTGATCTCAGTTTTAACGCCTCGGAGTTTTTTCAAGATTCGAAATCGAGAGCTGGCAGCGATGCCACCAGCAATTTGACCCGGCGGGAGCGCCCGGAAGCGAAAGTCACGCTTCGCCAGCCGTTGTTTTCCGGCTGGCGGGAATTCTCGGCCCTGTCCTCGTTTAAATCGGAGCGCGAGCGGGAGCGCTACCTGTTGGATCGCGCTTCAACGCTGTTGTTTTTGGACGTGGGTCGGACGTTTTATTTGATTTTGCAGCTGGAAAAGGATGAAGCCAATTTGAGCCGCTCGGCTGATTTGATACGCGAGCGAATTTTAGAGCTCAGGGAGCGCGAGCGCCTGGGCAAGTCCCGTCGCAGCGAAATTTTAAGCGCCCAGTCCCAATTAGACGCCATCGAAGCCCAACGGACCATCATCGGGGCGGACAAGGCCGAGGCCATCAATCTGCTTTTATTTTTGACGGGGCGTGATTCATTGGAAATTCGATTAAGCGACGATCTCCCTGCTGTGGAGATTGTGGAAACGCAAGATCATCTTGTCGCCCGTGCCCAGCGGCGTTCCGATTTGGAGGCCTTGCGCCAGGAAATCGAAATCAAGCGTCAAGCGGTCCGGGCGGCCCGCGCCGCCTATTATCCCAGCGCCGGATTGCTCGGTAATTACTACACGAAAAGAGTGGGCGCTCAGCAAAATATCGATTGGGATGTTTTGTTAAGCCTGGAGCTTCCTCTTTATCAAGGAGGCGCGGCCCGGGCGCGGGTCGCGGAAACCGAATCTCAGCTCGACGAAGCGCGATTGAATTACGACCGGCGCCTGCGCGAAATCCGCCTTGAAATTCGCGCCGCGCTTTTGCGCCTGCGCGCCTCGATCTCCCGAGCCCAAAGCCTGAAATCCGCGTTCGAGAAGGCGGATGAAAGCTACAGGCTTCAGGTCGAGGAGTACCGCAGGGGGTTGGTCAATAATTTGGAAGTGTTGCAGGCCTTGAACAACATGCAGGACAGGAAAAGGGATTATGACCGGGAGCTTCTTCAAACCAAGCTCGATTGGCTTCAAGTGAAAACCGTGACCGAGGAATGGCCCGGTCAAACTTCGTTGATGAGGCGGGGGTCGCCGTGA
- a CDS encoding NYN domain-containing protein, with protein sequence MNRIAFFVDGFNVYHALQEEPAYIKYKWLDLIKLAKCFVGRNDTLTKVFYFTAYATWDADKVARHQMYVKALQGVGAEVTLGMFKYKQKRCRNCHKLYETYEEKETDVNIATMLLKTAVQDLYDSAVIVSGDSDLIPAVKAVKSLFPAKKIGVMVPIGRSAEDLKKNCDFRFKMKERHLQTSQFPDIIDLGEGAKLERPKTWA encoded by the coding sequence ATGAACAGAATTGCCTTTTTTGTTGACGGGTTTAATGTTTATCATGCGCTTCAAGAAGAACCGGCCTACATTAAATATAAGTGGCTGGACCTTATTAAGTTAGCCAAATGCTTTGTCGGCAGAAACGATACTTTAACGAAAGTTTTTTATTTCACCGCCTACGCCACGTGGGATGCCGATAAGGTCGCACGGCACCAAATGTACGTAAAGGCATTGCAGGGAGTGGGTGCTGAAGTCACGCTCGGAATGTTCAAGTATAAACAGAAGCGGTGCCGGAATTGCCATAAGCTTTACGAGACTTATGAAGAAAAGGAAACCGACGTCAATATAGCGACGATGCTTTTAAAGACCGCTGTTCAGGACCTGTACGACTCCGCCGTTATTGTATCCGGGGATAGCGATCTCATCCCGGCTGTCAAGGCCGTGAAATCATTATTTCCCGCTAAAAAGATCGGTGTCATGGTTCCCATCGGGAGAAGCGCTGAGGATTTAAAGAAAAATTGTGATTTTCGGTTTAAGATGAAAGAAAGGCACCTGCAAACTTCCCAATTTCCCGATATTATCGACTTGGGAGAAGGCGCAAAATTAGAACGCCCGAAGACCTGGGCGTAA
- a CDS encoding replication-relaxation family protein: MDENVEALKEEDGELEKEKGLDLAGDGDQKEKGQGDSEVKDGQAVEVSGTLTLKMINLMAVIAEHDFLTINEVGMVYSNQSHAYKVLSQLKGQGFIRTFYTNWRPKQAYCLTPQGYKLLAGEGKLRIKSRFDPNQYKATVFNHQVACAQARLILAQSPLMTNYFSEGMIWENYPNAKKVCDGMLRFKKTPEEKGLVVGVEVELTLKSADRLKEAFDELRWSRELDAVWYICKDQGLFQSLRRVLLGGYLPEAPFFFFMTLEDLKAGKKALIDIHGNSYSLDPANLTWPPVTPKEESKQEEPGVNDGQDHQEGHATEPVQTVTVSGQDGLRPQAIDAIIPSVNVKEELVALRALFFQAIKRNAPRYLNPRFLADCWAQITIIASCCWLLMRIEHRAQPLRRSEACLERIFDRAKNKAAARALWIDAVLGCANQKSSQNFQDGDCR, translated from the coding sequence ATGGATGAAAATGTTGAAGCTTTAAAAGAAGAAGATGGGGAGTTGGAAAAAGAAAAGGGGTTGGATTTGGCGGGGGATGGAGATCAAAAGGAAAAGGGTCAAGGGGATAGCGAGGTTAAGGACGGTCAGGCTGTTGAAGTTAGCGGGACTTTAACCCTAAAGATGATCAATCTGATGGCCGTTATAGCGGAGCATGATTTTTTGACGATCAATGAGGTGGGCATGGTCTATTCCAATCAAAGCCATGCTTACAAGGTTCTTTCTCAGCTTAAGGGGCAGGGTTTCATAAGGACTTTCTATACGAATTGGAGACCCAAGCAAGCCTATTGTCTAACACCCCAGGGCTACAAGCTCCTGGCCGGGGAAGGCAAACTCAGGATTAAGTCCCGCTTTGACCCCAACCAATATAAGGCTACCGTGTTTAATCATCAGGTTGCCTGTGCCCAAGCGAGATTAATCCTCGCCCAGAGTCCACTGATGACTAATTATTTTTCCGAAGGCATGATTTGGGAGAACTATCCTAATGCCAAAAAAGTCTGCGATGGAATGCTCCGTTTTAAAAAAACGCCGGAGGAAAAAGGGCTAGTCGTGGGAGTTGAAGTGGAGCTAACCCTTAAGAGCGCCGACAGACTTAAAGAGGCTTTTGACGAGCTTCGCTGGAGCCGGGAACTCGACGCCGTTTGGTACATCTGCAAAGACCAGGGCCTTTTCCAATCTCTACGAAGGGTTTTGTTGGGCGGCTATCTGCCCGAAGCGCCGTTTTTCTTCTTTATGACCCTGGAGGACCTAAAGGCAGGGAAGAAAGCCCTTATTGACATTCATGGGAATTCCTATTCGCTCGATCCCGCCAATTTAACTTGGCCGCCTGTTACGCCAAAAGAAGAATCTAAACAGGAAGAGCCGGGGGTCAATGATGGCCAAGACCATCAAGAAGGTCACGCGACAGAGCCGGTGCAGACGGTGACGGTATCCGGCCAAGATGGTTTGCGGCCTCAGGCGATTGATGCCATTATTCCTTCTGTGAACGTTAAGGAGGAGTTGGTTGCGTTGAGGGCGCTTTTCTTTCAGGCAATAAAAAGAAACGCTCCGCGTTATCTAAATCCCCGATTTTTGGCTGATTGTTGGGCGCAGATTACCATCATTGCTTCCTGCTGTTGGCTTCTCATGCGTATCGAGCATCGCGCCCAGCCTTTGCGTCGAAGCGAGGCTTGCTTGGAGAGAATTTTTGACAGGGCCAAGAATAAGGCCGCGGCCCGGGCTCTTTGGATTGATGCGGTGTTGGGATGCGCCAATCAGAAAAGCTCGCAGAACTTCCAGGATGGGGATTGCCGATAG
- a CDS encoding helix-turn-helix domain-containing protein: MEKLLTVDEVADLLQVKPRTIYLWVHESYIPTVKLGACVRFHPASIAQWIKKKEAQGRVRRRYDFDLDIGVAPA, encoded by the coding sequence ATGGAAAAGCTATTAACGGTTGACGAGGTAGCGGACCTTCTCCAGGTCAAACCCAGGACCATTTACCTATGGGTCCATGAAAGCTACATTCCAACCGTCAAATTAGGGGCTTGCGTGCGCTTCCATCCGGCGAGCATTGCCCAATGGATTAAGAAGAAAGAAGCGCAGGGCCGGGTGCGTCGGCGGTATGATTTTGATTTGGATATAGGGGTAGCGCCTGCTTAA
- a CDS encoding response regulator, whose protein sequence is MAKTILIIDDDPGMCRLIQRGLNHPDHVIYSATSAEEAKRLLSVKPDLVILDVVLADATKSPELLQEIRSQLPNVPVLLMMSAALQNSKTF, encoded by the coding sequence ATGGCTAAAACCATTTTGATCATTGATGATGATCCCGGCATGTGCCGACTGATTCAGAGGGGACTCAACCATCCCGACCATGTGATTTACTCGGCCACCAGCGCCGAGGAGGCCAAAAGACTTTTGTCCGTCAAGCCAGACCTCGTTATTTTGGACGTTGTGCTGGCCGACGCGACGAAAAGCCCGGAACTGCTTCAGGAAATCCGTTCCCAACTGCCCAACGTCCCTGTTCTTTTGATGATGAGCGCGGCACTCCAAAACTCCAAGACATTTTAA
- a CDS encoding nucleotidyltransferase domain-containing protein, producing MDMLQELFSSKNRSQIIALLVTHPKERFYLREVARLIKGDPKAVKLELDRLERLGLVKSVHSGNRRYLEVNAEFSLYPELKGLVLKTSGLGAVLRESLKELPGIQFAFIYGSVAKGGEMPESDLDLFVVGQIPGPLLHKILSKAKVSLNREINTARMTLEELRQKVGRKDSFVADVIKGKKVFIIGTEGEFKRAIGAGAD from the coding sequence ATGGATATGTTGCAAGAACTCTTTTCTTCCAAGAACCGGTCCCAGATCATTGCGTTATTGGTGACGCATCCCAAAGAACGGTTTTATCTCAGAGAAGTGGCTCGCTTGATCAAAGGCGATCCCAAAGCAGTCAAGTTGGAACTAGATCGTTTGGAGCGCCTTGGGCTTGTCAAAAGCGTCCATTCCGGCAACCGTCGCTATTTAGAGGTTAACGCTGAATTTAGTCTTTATCCCGAGCTTAAGGGTTTGGTTCTTAAAACGAGCGGCCTGGGAGCGGTTCTGCGGGAATCCTTAAAGGAACTGCCGGGAATCCAGTTCGCGTTTATTTACGGCTCCGTGGCCAAAGGGGGAGAAATGCCTGAAAGCGACCTCGATCTTTTCGTGGTGGGCCAAATTCCAGGCCCCCTTCTTCATAAAATCCTATCGAAGGCCAAAGTTTCGCTTAATCGTGAAATCAACACGGCCCGCATGACACTGGAGGAATTAAGGCAGAAAGTAGGCCGCAAAGATTCCTTTGTGGCTGACGTTATCAAAGGCAAAAAGGTATTCATCATTGGAACAGAAGGGGAATTTAAAAGAGCTATTGGCGCAGGGGCGGATTAA
- a CDS encoding ImmA/IrrE family metallo-endopeptidase, which yields MNALEDFEYVKIGTRWVKDPSGIYPKVPWYDFDDVDFAMENAMVATGWPFLNQDREYEDRYAVDIAKMLIKFAVEPDYVELPTSVQGQTTFYTDGAVKIEISDQLEQQAQKNPKRIVRLRSTLAHELSHYLLHRKMFQNTLKESKILCREEDMAALPISDKPMGGPLWIEQQANRGMAALLMPRRLITKLAGSCFYPFEDDRCIEPDTPRYDNLIEDLSDAFLVSRELARYRVEQLRFEATKALKKVTQGKVHA from the coding sequence GTGAACGCTCTCGAGGACTTTGAATACGTAAAGATCGGCACCCGCTGGGTCAAAGACCCCTCCGGCATTTATCCAAAAGTTCCGTGGTACGATTTCGACGACGTTGATTTTGCCATGGAAAACGCCATGGTCGCCACGGGGTGGCCTTTTCTAAACCAGGATAGGGAATATGAAGATAGATACGCCGTGGACATCGCCAAAATGCTTATAAAATTCGCAGTTGAGCCGGATTATGTGGAACTCCCAACAAGCGTTCAGGGACAAACCACTTTTTACACCGACGGGGCGGTTAAAATCGAAATTTCCGATCAGCTGGAACAGCAGGCCCAGAAAAACCCAAAACGAATCGTGCGCCTAAGGAGCACCTTGGCTCATGAGTTGAGCCATTATCTTCTTCATAGAAAGATGTTTCAAAATACGCTAAAGGAATCCAAAATTCTTTGCAGGGAAGAGGATATGGCGGCCTTACCTATCAGCGATAAACCCATGGGAGGCCCCCTATGGATTGAACAGCAAGCCAACAGGGGAATGGCGGCCTTGCTTATGCCCCGCAGGCTTATTACCAAACTGGCAGGGAGCTGTTTTTACCCTTTTGAAGACGATAGGTGCATAGAACCCGATACCCCGCGCTATGACAATCTTATCGAGGACCTTTCAGACGCTTTTTTAGTGAGCCGCGAACTCGCCCGTTACCGCGTTGAGCAGCTTCGTTTTGAAGCCACTAAGGCGCTGAAGAAAGTCACCCAAGGAAAGGTTCATGCCTAG
- a CDS encoding helix-turn-helix transcriptional regulator: MSMTLGQKIRQTRQGQVIPVTEFARRLGVTAAHISDIEHGRRMPNLNLLEEIAKQLKIPIEELRALDGRIDDDLRIQAEKTPAVAVLLRKIINSDNPENLARKFLREADKERKG; the protein is encoded by the coding sequence ATGAGCATGACACTCGGCCAGAAGATTCGTCAAACAAGGCAAGGCCAGGTTATCCCTGTAACGGAGTTCGCAAGGAGATTGGGGGTTACCGCGGCACACATCTCGGATATCGAACATGGCAGAAGAATGCCCAACCTTAATCTCCTTGAAGAAATCGCCAAGCAGCTTAAGATTCCTATTGAAGAGTTGCGCGCCCTGGATGGCCGCATTGATGATGACCTGCGTATCCAGGCCGAGAAAACTCCGGCCGTCGCCGTTCTTTTGAGAAAGATCATCAACTCGGACAACCCTGAGAATTTGGCCAGAAAGTTTTTACGCGAGGCGGACAAGGAGCGCAAGGGGTGA